From a single Gimesia fumaroli genomic region:
- a CDS encoding tRNA dihydrouridine synthase: MSLIKWSSTESPEIQIGNRLLSSRYFLSPLAGYTQHAFRVALRELGGVGLCTTDLVLASQMLSRSRKAKALLKTSAEDNPLTVQIFSGIAQELVVGARWLEQQGYEAVDINMGCPMAKINGNGGGARIMCAPDAACQMVADVVDAVSIPVTVKMRLGWDRDSITAPLLAREFEKAGVAAITIHGRTRNQGFGGTVDLEGIRRTVEAVQQIPVVGNGDVCTVEDAFHMRNETGCEAVSIGRGAMLDPWIFCKIERTVRGEEPFVEPTMEEQIKFLVRHFTLMVAQHDDYGCTLIRKFAAWYGARLGIPEDLEDRLRRIQSIDEFHEIVKQIRLRHGERASSIPTALIKTPNGPVERW; this comes from the coding sequence ATGTCATTGATCAAATGGAGTTCTACGGAATCTCCGGAAATTCAAATTGGAAATCGGCTGCTCAGTTCCCGCTATTTTCTGTCACCGCTGGCAGGATATACGCAACATGCCTTTCGTGTCGCGTTACGCGAATTGGGGGGCGTGGGGTTATGTACCACCGATCTCGTACTCGCGTCACAAATGCTTTCCCGCAGCCGGAAAGCGAAAGCGCTACTGAAAACGTCTGCTGAAGATAACCCGCTGACAGTGCAGATATTTAGCGGCATCGCTCAAGAGTTAGTTGTTGGCGCACGCTGGTTGGAACAGCAGGGCTATGAAGCCGTCGATATCAACATGGGGTGTCCGATGGCCAAGATCAATGGAAATGGAGGTGGTGCACGAATTATGTGTGCGCCGGATGCAGCCTGTCAAATGGTGGCGGATGTGGTTGATGCCGTTTCCATTCCTGTGACGGTTAAAATGCGTCTCGGTTGGGATCGCGATTCCATTACCGCGCCTCTGCTGGCGCGAGAATTCGAAAAAGCAGGAGTGGCCGCGATTACCATTCACGGTCGGACCCGCAATCAGGGATTTGGCGGAACCGTTGATTTGGAGGGAATCAGGCGGACAGTGGAAGCAGTGCAGCAGATTCCTGTGGTCGGCAATGGAGATGTCTGTACGGTCGAGGATGCATTTCACATGAGAAATGAGACCGGCTGTGAAGCCGTCTCCATCGGTCGCGGGGCAATGCTGGATCCGTGGATCTTTTGTAAAATCGAACGGACCGTTCGGGGAGAAGAACCCTTTGTTGAACCGACCATGGAAGAGCAAATCAAATTTCTGGTGCGTCATTTTACTCTGATGGTCGCACAGCATGACGACTACGGATGCACTTTGATTCGTAAATTTGCCGCCTGGTACGGTGCCCGGCTGGGAATTCCTGAAGACCTGGAAGATCGGTTGCGCCGAATTCAATCGATCGATGAGTTTCATGAAATCGTGAAACAGATTCGTCTGCGGCATGGAGAGCGGGCCTCTTCTATTCCCACGGCTCTGATCAAAACACCCAACGGTCCAGTGGAACGCTGGTAA
- a CDS encoding Maf family protein, which produces MKSDKIILGSRSPRRKELLSQIFPEASIEIIPPQDSEEAGFDQLCDLESIRQRLISICTTKNDDVYRQVNQSGAISTPILTADTIVVIKRPDSGYHVLGQPPTGPEWKQTVRNWFLDAYAGKTHRVMTGLCLREGEQLITEIAQTLVTFHDRDTVDRHLEWYLSTEESVGKAGGYAVQGAGSVFVNRIEGSLSNVVGLPLENVLRLLT; this is translated from the coding sequence ATGAAATCGGATAAGATCATTTTGGGGTCCCGTTCTCCACGTCGGAAAGAGTTGCTCTCGCAGATTTTTCCGGAAGCATCGATTGAAATTATTCCGCCACAAGATTCTGAGGAAGCCGGTTTTGATCAGCTTTGTGATCTGGAATCCATTCGCCAAAGGCTGATCTCGATTTGCACCACCAAAAACGACGATGTCTATCGGCAGGTCAATCAAAGCGGGGCTATCAGCACTCCCATTTTGACAGCAGATACGATCGTGGTCATTAAAAGACCGGATTCAGGCTATCATGTGTTGGGGCAACCTCCCACAGGACCGGAGTGGAAACAGACGGTTCGTAACTGGTTTTTAGACGCCTATGCAGGGAAGACACACCGGGTGATGACCGGGCTTTGTCTTCGAGAAGGAGAGCAGTTGATCACGGAAATCGCACAGACGCTCGTGACTTTTCATGATCGGGATACTGTGGACCGCCATCTGGAATGGTATCTTTCCACAGAGGAATCAGTGGGAAAAGCCGGAGGATATGCTGTTCAGGGGGCCGGCAGTGTCTTTGTGAACCGCATTGAAGGCAGCCTGTCGAATGTAGTAGGATTACCGCTGGAAAATGTATTAAGATTACTCACTTAA
- a CDS encoding GEVED domain-containing protein: MMFTRTKRRNQPGRIGSLLNYLLKGRNTRLRNQRMKSFSTSISIVESLEDRTLLSASNIFDPNIFGDTGNVAPIASGSGNITPQIPISAQDLAEEELNAPVSEEVKELAFKDKGQVGNPPNLQTTADLLSFATHENEVIGTSGSNDVISNAQLIAGFGTGADDDPEVDLAGFLANTGFTQTFGEFPEDDGSILLANNLGLTSGEQVQILGATLGNGPYGTGGSAGTDSGDFDFYQISNVIAGQRITVSVEDTTQFFNLDPIVAIYASDGSLLVSDDDGGFRLDSLLNFVAPLDGDYYVMVSSFGTGSPSDPFDSASGNGVGASARSEGLYDLTIGLNVSDIDYYAVELEAGDILGANLYGAGQTVSLISPTGQTMFESSRFLADLYPDDSPLPGDGNAAASIVAPVTGTYYVAVTGDFGLYDLQLRAFRPELETQMVGPDAIQTIFIDFDGATVDPSIFDDTLDSTTATLSPLSAFLDNWNDVTTADEDAVIDAILATIEENFADIGVLGNNGDYNTTTNPGDYGIRILNSRDHADPFGQENVSRIIIGGTIAELGISTIGIAESIDVGNFDTTEDSVVLLDLLSSTNQADPNSLNNIIKNFTSTMVELIGEAVGNIAAHEAGHFFGLFHTSNSTFFSPSQLIDVGGSLSNTIGIGNDGFYGTGDDVDVDFGTDSLIGFAGLQDSINTLAFGLSTGADYGRDFGDAPDTYPTLLADDGARHTLVGNLRLGASIDLDADGLPSLDASGDGLDDDGIVFLSNGISESDAFASILVDVTGDGFLQGWVDFNRDGVWDSSEQIVVDEALTTGTHTIKFAVPQGAAFSIGETFARFRFSSQAGLDVTGLAPDGEVEDYRLDLTASRRGVVTFDAVEYEAGQLITITVTDGDLVGTGAVNVLVTSSGGDSETVTLTETAGNGGEFVGTIFSSPGPLVTENGTLDVVFGQTISAAYEDADTGEGQAGNYLGEFVSSGLNSPRDIIFGQGGDVYVSNGFEGSGGSDHTVERFNGQTGAPAPDNPFVDAGAGGIVVPNGMAFGPDGDLYVASSGTGQILRYDGLTGTPSTIGGGIFIDTGGAANLKEPRFITFGPDGNLYVADTGFTRDRILQFNGSTGAYMGEFVSRNEGGMGKPYGMVFDSAGNLYVASFNTNEILKFDSNGDVVPGGPFIAAGTGGLFSPRGLTIKTEGTGLDQKEYLYVANGATQSILRFDLSDVSIFEEFTFGTTIQQPYGLAFGPDDNLYVVDTDLGKVLKFAGPFGTTTPETITETALIVAQVGNPGAGVDFGDAPDMFPNLLAEDGARHAINANGLFLGQGITADADGQESMNANLDDDDGILFNPIIAGDTATTVTIFSTGTGFVDAWIDFNGNGVWEANEQVLSSHAVVAGSNSVSIAVPPTVVVGQVTARFRLSSAGGLSTTGAAADGEVEDYKINVLSQNFTGLLPDPNRPGKSALFIRGTQGDDEIIISQNHQGLIQVKVNNVFIINPITSQPYFQPTGGIYAWGLGGNDWIEADDQFYNRESMFFGGTGNDTLIGGWGNDVLIGGDGNDTLEGGPDGYDILIGGDGADLVRGHNEAIHLNYGANGDILIGGSTVYDNGLAQLFGIYSEWISSVPSEDRVQSINRRVDSLTAGVNNIRLDDTTVIDDGDVDELYGAVARGDDWFLLDLGLDIFNAGGHDLTN, from the coding sequence ATGATGTTTACGAGAACTAAACGTCGTAACCAGCCAGGTCGAATTGGTTCACTTCTCAACTATCTTCTCAAGGGTCGAAATACACGCTTGCGCAATCAACGGATGAAATCGTTTTCGACTTCGATTTCCATCGTCGAGAGCCTGGAAGACAGGACCTTGCTTTCGGCAAGCAACATCTTCGATCCCAATATATTCGGTGACACAGGTAATGTCGCCCCTATCGCATCTGGAAGTGGAAATATCACCCCACAGATTCCAATTTCTGCTCAAGACCTCGCTGAAGAAGAATTAAACGCCCCCGTTTCAGAAGAAGTGAAAGAATTGGCGTTTAAAGATAAAGGGCAAGTAGGTAACCCTCCAAATCTTCAAACAACTGCTGATTTACTCTCGTTTGCGACACACGAAAATGAAGTCATCGGTACAAGCGGCTCCAACGATGTGATTTCGAATGCCCAACTGATTGCTGGATTCGGGACGGGCGCTGATGACGATCCGGAAGTTGATCTCGCTGGATTTCTCGCCAATACAGGGTTTACGCAAACCTTTGGTGAATTTCCCGAAGATGACGGCTCCATTCTGCTGGCCAATAATTTAGGTTTGACCTCGGGAGAACAAGTTCAAATCCTGGGTGCAACTCTTGGCAATGGTCCTTATGGGACCGGGGGCAGCGCAGGCACCGATTCAGGTGATTTTGACTTTTACCAAATCTCAAATGTGATAGCCGGACAACGGATTACCGTCTCAGTAGAAGATACAACACAGTTCTTTAACCTGGATCCGATTGTTGCCATTTATGCCAGTGATGGATCACTACTCGTTAGTGACGACGATGGTGGCTTTCGATTAGACAGTCTACTTAACTTTGTCGCTCCTTTGGATGGTGACTATTACGTCATGGTCAGCAGTTTTGGAACAGGAAGCCCCAGTGATCCCTTTGATTCTGCCAGCGGAAATGGTGTCGGTGCGAGTGCTCGCTCTGAAGGTCTGTATGACCTCACCATCGGGTTAAATGTATCGGATATCGATTATTATGCTGTTGAGTTGGAAGCAGGAGATATCCTGGGGGCTAACCTGTATGGTGCGGGACAAACTGTCTCACTGATTAGCCCGACGGGACAGACGATGTTTGAATCATCACGTTTTCTGGCCGATCTCTATCCTGATGACAGCCCTCTTCCTGGTGACGGAAATGCGGCCGCCTCTATCGTAGCTCCCGTTACTGGAACTTATTATGTTGCAGTGACTGGAGATTTCGGCCTGTACGATCTCCAGCTCAGAGCGTTCCGTCCTGAACTGGAAACCCAAATGGTCGGCCCGGACGCCATTCAGACAATCTTCATTGATTTTGATGGTGCCACAGTAGACCCGTCTATCTTTGACGACACTCTGGATTCCACTACCGCTACGCTCTCCCCCTTGAGTGCGTTTCTTGATAACTGGAATGATGTGACGACTGCGGATGAAGATGCCGTGATTGACGCGATCCTGGCAACGATTGAAGAAAACTTTGCAGATATTGGGGTGCTCGGAAATAATGGTGACTACAACACCACGACTAATCCCGGTGACTACGGGATTCGGATTTTAAACAGCCGTGATCATGCCGATCCGTTTGGACAGGAAAATGTCAGTCGAATCATTATCGGTGGTACGATCGCAGAACTGGGAATCAGTACCATCGGCATTGCCGAATCAATTGATGTTGGAAACTTTGATACTACGGAAGATTCTGTCGTATTACTGGACCTGCTCAGTAGCACAAATCAAGCTGACCCTAACTCCCTGAATAATATCATCAAAAACTTCACCAGCACCATGGTTGAATTGATTGGTGAAGCTGTAGGTAATATTGCCGCTCACGAAGCAGGCCACTTCTTCGGGTTATTTCATACTTCGAATTCCACTTTCTTCTCACCATCTCAGCTCATTGATGTTGGTGGAAGCCTCTCCAATACGATCGGCATAGGCAATGATGGCTTCTATGGTACCGGCGATGATGTTGATGTCGACTTTGGAACAGACTCTTTGATTGGATTCGCAGGACTACAAGACAGCATTAATACACTCGCATTTGGCTTATCCACGGGTGCCGACTATGGCCGTGATTTTGGAGATGCGCCAGACACATATCCAACGCTGCTTGCCGATGATGGAGCCCGACATACACTTGTAGGGAATCTGAGACTTGGCGCCTCGATCGATTTAGACGCCGATGGACTTCCCAGCCTGGATGCCTCTGGTGATGGGTTGGATGACGACGGGATTGTTTTCCTCTCGAATGGCATTTCTGAAAGTGATGCCTTCGCGTCGATCTTGGTAGATGTGACCGGAGATGGTTTCCTGCAAGGCTGGGTTGACTTCAATCGTGATGGCGTCTGGGACTCCAGTGAGCAGATCGTCGTTGATGAAGCACTGACGACGGGCACGCATACCATCAAGTTTGCCGTTCCGCAAGGAGCTGCATTCAGTATTGGTGAAACGTTTGCCCGCTTCCGATTCAGTTCACAGGCAGGTCTGGATGTAACGGGCCTTGCCCCTGACGGGGAAGTCGAAGACTACCGCCTTGATTTGACTGCCTCCCGTAGAGGTGTCGTCACATTTGATGCAGTCGAATATGAAGCAGGTCAATTAATTACGATCACGGTTACAGATGGCGACTTAGTCGGAACCGGAGCGGTCAACGTACTGGTCACTTCCTCTGGTGGAGACTCTGAAACGGTCACATTAACAGAAACCGCCGGTAATGGTGGTGAATTTGTAGGAACCATCTTTTCTTCACCTGGTCCCCTCGTTACGGAAAATGGAACTTTGGATGTTGTCTTCGGGCAAACCATTTCCGCAGCTTATGAAGACGCTGATACAGGCGAAGGTCAGGCAGGAAACTATCTGGGCGAATTTGTGTCATCCGGTTTGAACAGCCCACGCGATATTATCTTCGGACAGGGGGGAGACGTCTACGTCAGTAACGGTTTTGAAGGCTCAGGCGGATCTGACCATACCGTAGAACGATTTAATGGCCAGACGGGTGCCCCGGCTCCTGATAATCCGTTTGTGGATGCCGGAGCAGGTGGAATTGTTGTTCCCAATGGTATGGCATTCGGCCCCGATGGAGACCTGTATGTCGCCAGTTCCGGTACCGGGCAAATTCTGCGATACGATGGTCTAACCGGGACACCTTCAACAATTGGAGGCGGTATCTTCATTGACACTGGCGGAGCGGCGAATCTGAAAGAACCAAGATTCATCACCTTCGGGCCGGATGGAAATCTGTATGTCGCCGACACTGGTTTTACTCGTGATCGCATTCTGCAATTTAATGGATCAACCGGCGCTTACATGGGAGAATTTGTATCTCGCAATGAAGGAGGCATGGGCAAGCCTTACGGAATGGTATTTGACTCCGCTGGCAATCTGTATGTTGCCAGCTTCAATACAAACGAAATCTTGAAGTTTGATTCCAACGGGGATGTCGTTCCTGGCGGTCCATTCATTGCCGCGGGGACAGGTGGTCTGTTTAGCCCCCGTGGTTTGACCATCAAGACCGAAGGTACAGGTCTAGATCAAAAAGAATATCTCTATGTTGCCAATGGTGCGACGCAGAGTATTCTCCGGTTTGATCTCTCTGACGTAAGCATTTTTGAGGAATTTACATTTGGAACCACAATCCAACAGCCATATGGCTTGGCATTTGGACCAGATGATAATCTTTATGTTGTCGATACTGACCTGGGTAAGGTATTAAAATTTGCCGGACCATTTGGCACAACCACTCCAGAAACGATTACTGAGACGGCACTGATCGTAGCTCAGGTCGGAAATCCTGGAGCGGGTGTCGATTTTGGTGATGCTCCCGACATGTTCCCGAACCTGCTGGCAGAGGACGGTGCACGACACGCCATCAATGCGAACGGCTTGTTCCTGGGTCAGGGTATCACTGCAGATGCTGACGGCCAGGAATCTATGAATGCCAATCTGGATGACGATGACGGAATTCTGTTCAACCCGATCATCGCCGGTGACACCGCCACTACAGTGACGATATTCTCAACTGGCACCGGTTTCGTTGATGCCTGGATTGACTTCAATGGCAATGGAGTCTGGGAAGCCAACGAGCAGGTTCTCAGCAGCCATGCCGTGGTTGCAGGCAGCAACTCTGTTTCGATCGCAGTGCCACCAACTGTCGTTGTTGGCCAGGTTACTGCCCGATTCCGTTTGAGTTCAGCTGGTGGGTTATCCACAACCGGCGCCGCAGCAGATGGTGAAGTGGAAGATTATAAGATTAACGTTCTATCACAAAACTTCACCGGCTTACTGCCCGACCCGAACCGTCCTGGTAAATCAGCACTGTTTATTAGAGGCACACAGGGTGATGACGAAATCATCATCTCGCAAAATCACCAAGGCCTGATCCAGGTTAAAGTAAATAATGTCTTTATCATCAATCCAATTACGTCACAGCCCTATTTCCAGCCCACTGGTGGCATCTATGCCTGGGGTCTGGGCGGAAATGACTGGATCGAGGCGGACGATCAGTTCTACAATAGAGAGTCGATGTTCTTCGGCGGCACTGGAAACGACACCCTGATCGGTGGTTGGGGTAATGATGTCCTGATCGGTGGAGACGGAAACGACACGCTCGAAGGTGGTCCTGATGGCTATGATATTTTGATTGGTGGTGACGGAGCTGATTTGGTTCGTGGCCACAATGAAGCGATTCACTTAAACTACGGAGCAAACGGGGATATTTTAATCGGTGGTTCAACCGTTTATGATAACGGTCTGGCACAACTCTTTGGAATCTATTCAGAATGGATTTCGTCAGTGCCTTCTGAAGATCGCGTGCAAAGTATCAACAGACGCGTCGATAGCCTTACTGCCGGCGTGAATAATATTCGACTCGATGATACCACTGTCATTGATGATGGTGATGTCGATGAGCTATATGGTGCCGTTGCCCGTGGTGATGACTGGTTCCTGCTGGATCTGGGACTGGATATCTTCAACGCTGGCGGCCATGATCTTACAAACTAA